A region of the Leptospira inadai serovar Lyme str. 10 genome:
TGGAATAGCTACAGAAAGGAAATCGTACGCCGGGATTTTTCACGTCAAGACGGGCACCTAATCAGTAGCATACGGACATCGTTGAGTCAAGGCTCCGGCTTCGGGTCCCTGCTATCCGCGATCGCACTCTTAAAACGGAAGGCGAAAAATAACGGCATTCATTATGAAGTGCCCTCAGGATTGGTGGAAATTCTCCTTTCCAACGCGGAGAGCGCGAGGAAAATCATCGATTTTTTCGAAGAGATAGAATACATAATCAACAATCCGCAGGAAAAATCCAATTTCAGTGTCTCGTTCGTTCATTCCCTATTTCAAGACTCGGTAAAGTCCGTTCAAGCGTTCGCAAATCAGCGATCGATACGGATAAAACTCTGCGAAGATAAGTTTAAGGGAATCGGACGATTCGTAAAATTGCACCCGCAAAGTTTTCGAAAAGCGATCGAAGAGCTATTACTGAATGCGCTGAAATTTTCGGAACCCAACAGTTCCGTATACATATTATTCGAATTATCGAAGGAAAAATTACGGATTTCGATGTTGAACTCCCCTCGACCCGAAACGGAAATGCGAAGCGGCATTCCTCGAGAATTCACCGAGTTCATATTCCAGCCCTTCGTCAGATTGAGTAAGATAGTCCACGAAGACGTCCCCACCCTGGATTTCGGACTCGGCTTAACGCTGGTGGAAAAGATAATCTCCAATCACGGCGGCTCCATCAAGATAGGAAACGTAGAAAGTTATATTAATTCAGAATATAATAATATTCTAATTAATATAGAAATGGAAA
Encoded here:
- a CDS encoding hybrid sensor histidine kinase/response regulator; the encoded protein is MQEALEKVQTTNYDVIYASYPMEDIDPFLHELQIKEEKPELIFYLKKPNLRQVVEAMRRGAFDCVEEDSSIEVLLDSLHAALEKSRLQNIEKSIERNRRIKLKEELDWNSYRKEIVRRDFSRQDGHLISSIRTSLSQGSGFGSLLSAIALLKRKAKNNGIHYEVPSGLVEILLSNAESARKIIDFFEEIEYIINNPQEKSNFSVSFVHSLFQDSVKSVQAFANQRSIRIKLCEDKFKGIGRFVKLHPQSFRKAIEELLLNALKFSEPNSSVYILFELSKEKLRISMLNSPRPETEMRSGIPREFTEFIFQPFVRLSKIVHEDVPTLDFGLGLTLVEKIISNHGGSIKIGNVESYINSEYNNILINIEME